In Kordia antarctica, the following proteins share a genomic window:
- a CDS encoding MBL fold metallo-hydrolase, producing the protein MEHTGKYYLKLNVAIEALIDRWYAWSHLVSPATAAMNIKERHIKIMRSYIKNPRIHAAAVKKPEMMGGPFIDYGGKRVDEIQQLHDTTIDQRSNLLALNDAIHELNEMLQKEAIGFSLDPLYKNVPEILQGLVELYYDLNNKPNFRFFESLLYKSEFYDESTQSISLQLVEADDARSFVLSTPRLDGDNLIHLDTKFKDRLIDELFKMKRTPNSYEDIMGKLNIPLDKQELFKTYFTTETPKKYERYSGKGVRTRYFGHACVLIETNEISILVDPIISYDGYETEVNRYTINDLPEEIDYVLITHNHQDHVLLETLLQLRHSIKNIVVPSSGKGNLQDPSLKLMFQAIGFQNIIELDDMETINLDKCTITGLPFIGEHSDIDIRSKLCYHVALHNDLTVIFAADSCNVEPKVYERIQKIVGDVDIIFLGMECEGAPLSWLYGPLMYKKLDREMDQSRRLAGCDFKQGEKLVDIFNPKNVFVYAMGLEPWLMFISSLKYTDESKPIVESNKLVEECKSRGIDAERLFGEKTIEY; encoded by the coding sequence ATGGAACATACAGGAAAATATTATTTGAAACTAAATGTTGCTATTGAAGCATTAATTGATAGATGGTATGCTTGGTCTCATCTTGTATCTCCTGCTACGGCAGCGATGAATATTAAAGAAAGACACATAAAAATTATGCGTTCTTACATTAAAAACCCTAGAATTCATGCAGCAGCAGTTAAAAAGCCTGAAATGATGGGCGGACCTTTTATTGACTACGGAGGAAAACGTGTTGATGAAATACAACAGTTGCATGACACTACTATAGATCAGCGTAGTAATTTATTAGCGTTAAATGATGCCATTCATGAATTGAACGAAATGCTTCAAAAAGAAGCGATAGGTTTTTCATTAGATCCTTTATATAAAAACGTTCCCGAGATTTTACAAGGATTGGTAGAGCTATATTATGATCTTAATAACAAGCCTAATTTCCGCTTTTTTGAATCATTACTTTACAAAAGTGAATTCTATGATGAATCAACACAATCTATTTCGTTACAATTAGTTGAAGCAGATGATGCACGCTCTTTTGTATTGAGTACACCAAGATTAGATGGAGACAACTTAATTCATTTAGATACCAAGTTTAAAGATAGATTGATTGATGAGTTGTTCAAAATGAAAAGAACGCCAAATAGCTATGAAGACATCATGGGGAAATTGAATATTCCTTTAGATAAACAAGAGTTATTCAAAACATACTTTACAACAGAAACTCCAAAAAAATACGAACGCTATTCTGGAAAAGGTGTAAGAACACGCTATTTTGGACATGCATGTGTATTGATAGAAACGAATGAAATTTCGATTTTAGTAGATCCAATCATAAGTTATGATGGATATGAAACAGAAGTAAATCGGTATACAATTAATGACTTACCAGAAGAAATTGACTATGTTTTAATTACACACAATCATCAAGATCACGTATTGCTTGAAACATTACTACAACTTAGACATAGTATTAAAAATATTGTAGTGCCATCTTCTGGAAAAGGAAATCTTCAAGATCCAAGTTTAAAACTCATGTTCCAAGCAATTGGATTTCAAAATATCATTGAATTAGATGATATGGAAACTATCAATTTGGATAAATGTACCATTACAGGTTTGCCGTTTATTGGTGAACATTCGGATATTGATATACGATCAAAATTATGTTATCACGTAGCATTGCATAACGACCTTACAGTAATTTTTGCTGCGGATTCTTGTAATGTAGAGCCAAAAGTATACGAGCGGATTCAAAAAATAGTAGGTGACGTTGATATTATTTTCTTAGGAATGGAATGTGAAGGCGCGCCACTAAGTTGGTTATACGGTCCATTAATGTACAAAAAACTTGATCGTGAAATGGATCAATCGCGCAGACTTGCTGGTTGTGATTTTAAACAAGGAGAAAAGTTAGTAGACATCTTTAATCCAAAAAATGTCTTTGTATATGCTATGGGATTAGAACCTTGGTTAATGTTTATTAGTTCTTTAAAATATACGGACGAATCAAAACCTATTGTAGAATCTAACAAATTGGTTGAGGAATGTAAGAGTAGAGGAATCGATGCAGAACGTTTGTTCGGAGAAAAAACGATTGAATACTAA
- a CDS encoding MupA/Atu3671 family FMN-dependent luciferase-like monooxygenase produces the protein MNINLIDRLLANGVKLTIDEGNLKINAPKGVMTAALLAEIKENKEFLITFLSTDNKIPKVELKEKYPVTSTQRNLWITSQYFGAKTIYNLCKALELEGAIEPDKFELAVAYVIKRHESLRTKFEEDSLGIVHQIVVPFEETETVFSFEDLSDTNDEDEKQTIKSFNNYIFDLTKPGLFRVKLLKKSASTYIFLFNLHHIICDGWSMEVLSREIVMAYNSLLQGQEITLPELRIQYKDYATWKQGNVSEASKTYWVDRYKDELPVLELPFSNTRPKIKTYNAKAISYEFSSEFGEALHKITAQYELTTFMGLMAGINCLFYRYTNNPDSILGTSSAGRQHADLENQIGLFLNIMAIRTSFSKEDSFADFLKIQKKTLLDAYSHQNFGLESLLDTITIKRDASRTPLFDVFVVLQNQRGVVSQKNQDLSDIKVRPKKQDIVATEYDLSFSFTENEEKMFRVALEYNTDLYAHEVANNLLMHLEYFIINASKTPEASISKINYIPDAEKSLLLKDFNNTAVSYDTNSMLTSIEKAVENSPNQIAVNDDISKITYAELASQSDQLAQHLLANGIKKGAVVILSLPKSVELIVGIIGIMKAGATYLPLDPSYPIKRLDYVIEDSGADFILTNNAVKGFLKTTTNIICFEDLQLISSQEVNLPTIESTQTAYIIYTSGTTGNPKGVTITHQNLANFFLGLDTKFGIATQLETWLSVTSMSFDISILEMLWTLTRSSTVILQQSRSVAINKAKKIDFGLLYFASQDVITEENKYNLLLQGATYADENDFKSIWVPERHFNNFGDQFPNPAIVAAVVASTTKNITIRSGSVVLPLHDPVMIAEDWSMVDNISNGRIEISIASGWHPNDFILAPDAYAERHKVMRDHLDVLKKLWSGESITRKNGVGEDFNFKIHPKPIQENLKIWITASRSIDTFIYAGSIGANVLTRLLGQNVDEITLKIKAYRESLEKHGYDPEKGKVAIMLHTFISDDLEYVKNTVKEPFKKYLAHSIELMRPIVKELNLDMEKDFDLIVDMAFHRFYETSCLFGTPESCYDRVKQLHDIGVDEIACLLDFGIDTNIVIDNLQHLKTLKTIFERNYHQYQFLQEETNKASGIDLIEKYEVTHLQSTPSYIQELIQTEEGKSALQKINTLLIGGEALPVHLANSVLDLRKKSIFNMYGPTETTIWSTIKEITKTDEVTIGKPIANTQVYILDAQKELCAIGIIGELYIGGDGVSAGYLNRKELTDERFIQNPFNSNDEKIYKTGDLAKWLFNGELECLGRIDGQVKLRGHRIELGEIEKTLQTKETITDAVVDIIINDAGEKELVAYIISPEKEGIEHLRNHVSKYLPQYMIPSQYKYVQEFPKTPNGKLDRKALSFIQGASVRTTVAYVAPTNDVETSLVKIWQNILQKDKIGIYDNYFDLGGDSLKAVRISSEIQREFDIRIEVTKLFSEPNIAELAIEVTNHLKQKEIIPHDEVADRVII, from the coding sequence TTGAATATAAACTTAATTGATAGACTCCTTGCAAATGGAGTCAAACTAACAATTGATGAAGGTAATTTGAAAATCAATGCTCCAAAAGGAGTAATGACAGCGGCGCTATTGGCTGAAATTAAAGAAAACAAAGAATTCTTAATCACGTTTTTATCGACAGATAATAAAATTCCGAAAGTTGAGTTGAAAGAAAAATATCCTGTTACGTCAACACAGCGTAATTTATGGATCACAAGTCAATATTTTGGTGCAAAAACGATTTATAATTTATGTAAAGCTTTAGAATTAGAAGGAGCAATTGAACCTGATAAATTTGAATTAGCCGTTGCATACGTTATCAAAAGACATGAATCATTACGAACTAAATTTGAAGAAGATAGTTTAGGAATTGTACATCAAATTGTGGTGCCTTTTGAGGAAACGGAAACTGTTTTTTCTTTTGAAGATTTAAGCGATACTAATGACGAAGATGAAAAGCAAACCATAAAATCGTTCAATAACTATATTTTCGATCTTACAAAACCTGGATTATTCAGAGTAAAATTGCTTAAAAAATCAGCGTCTACCTATATATTCTTATTCAACCTTCATCATATTATTTGCGACGGTTGGTCAATGGAAGTGCTTTCGCGAGAAATTGTAATGGCGTATAACTCACTATTACAAGGACAAGAAATCACGCTTCCTGAATTAAGGATTCAATACAAAGATTACGCAACTTGGAAACAAGGAAATGTAAGTGAAGCTTCTAAAACATATTGGGTTGATCGTTACAAAGATGAATTGCCAGTTTTAGAACTTCCATTCTCAAATACGCGTCCAAAAATAAAAACATACAATGCCAAAGCAATTTCATATGAGTTTTCAAGTGAATTTGGAGAAGCACTACATAAGATAACTGCTCAATATGAATTAACAACATTCATGGGATTAATGGCTGGAATCAATTGTCTGTTTTACAGATATACCAACAATCCTGATAGTATTCTTGGAACTTCTTCCGCAGGCAGACAGCATGCAGATTTGGAAAATCAAATTGGATTGTTTCTAAACATAATGGCAATTAGAACTTCTTTTTCTAAGGAAGATTCATTTGCAGATTTTTTAAAAATACAGAAGAAAACACTTTTAGATGCGTACAGTCATCAAAACTTTGGATTAGAATCTTTACTAGATACAATTACTATAAAAAGAGACGCCTCTAGAACGCCATTATTTGATGTATTTGTAGTACTTCAAAATCAACGAGGAGTTGTTTCTCAAAAAAATCAAGATTTAAGCGATATAAAAGTGCGTCCAAAAAAGCAAGATATCGTTGCTACAGAATATGATTTGAGTTTTTCTTTTACTGAAAATGAAGAAAAAATGTTTCGTGTTGCTTTAGAATACAATACAGATTTGTACGCACATGAAGTTGCTAATAATTTGCTAATGCATTTAGAGTATTTCATTATAAATGCGAGTAAAACACCAGAAGCATCAATTTCAAAGATTAATTATATTCCTGATGCTGAAAAATCATTATTGTTAAAAGATTTCAATAATACAGCCGTTTCGTATGATACAAACTCAATGCTTACATCTATAGAAAAAGCAGTTGAAAATTCACCAAATCAAATTGCAGTCAATGATGATATTTCAAAAATAACTTATGCAGAATTAGCTTCACAATCCGATCAATTAGCACAACATTTACTTGCGAATGGAATAAAAAAAGGAGCAGTTGTCATATTAAGTTTGCCAAAATCTGTAGAACTCATTGTTGGTATTATTGGAATCATGAAAGCAGGAGCAACATATTTACCTTTAGATCCTTCATACCCAATTAAACGATTAGACTATGTGATTGAAGATAGTGGAGCAGATTTTATTCTGACAAACAATGCTGTAAAAGGGTTTTTAAAAACTACTACAAACATCATTTGCTTTGAAGATTTACAACTAATAAGTTCTCAAGAAGTCAATTTGCCAACCATTGAATCTACACAAACGGCATATATAATTTATACTTCAGGAACTACTGGAAATCCAAAAGGAGTAACCATCACACATCAAAACCTTGCGAACTTCTTTCTAGGATTGGACACAAAATTTGGGATCGCAACACAGTTAGAAACATGGCTGTCTGTAACAAGTATGAGTTTTGATATTTCTATTTTAGAAATGTTATGGACACTTACCAGAAGTAGTACCGTAATTTTACAACAAAGTAGAAGTGTAGCCATAAACAAAGCAAAAAAGATAGATTTCGGATTGCTCTATTTTGCTTCGCAAGATGTCATTACAGAAGAAAACAAATACAATTTATTGCTGCAAGGAGCCACGTATGCAGATGAGAATGATTTTAAATCTATTTGGGTTCCAGAAAGACACTTTAATAATTTTGGTGATCAATTCCCAAATCCTGCTATTGTGGCGGCTGTTGTAGCTTCAACCACAAAAAATATTACCATCCGATCGGGAAGTGTCGTATTGCCATTACACGATCCTGTCATGATTGCAGAAGATTGGTCAATGGTTGACAATATATCAAATGGAAGAATTGAAATATCAATTGCTTCCGGTTGGCATCCAAACGATTTTATATTGGCGCCTGATGCGTATGCAGAACGTCACAAAGTAATGCGAGACCATTTGGATGTCTTAAAAAAATTATGGAGTGGAGAATCGATTACACGTAAAAATGGAGTTGGAGAAGATTTCAATTTTAAAATTCACCCAAAACCAATTCAAGAAAATTTAAAAATTTGGATTACTGCATCAAGAAGTATAGACACTTTTATCTATGCAGGAAGTATTGGCGCGAATGTTTTGACACGATTATTAGGTCAAAATGTAGATGAAATTACTCTAAAAATAAAAGCATACCGAGAAAGTCTGGAAAAACACGGATATGATCCTGAAAAAGGAAAAGTAGCAATTATGTTACACACTTTTATTAGTGATGATTTAGAATATGTAAAAAATACGGTAAAAGAACCATTCAAAAAATACTTAGCACATTCTATTGAATTGATGCGCCCAATTGTAAAAGAGTTGAATCTTGATATGGAAAAAGATTTCGACCTGATTGTGGACATGGCATTTCATCGCTTCTATGAAACGAGTTGTTTATTTGGAACACCAGAAAGTTGTTATGATCGTGTAAAACAATTACATGACATTGGCGTAGACGAAATAGCATGTTTACTTGATTTTGGGATAGATACGAATATTGTTATTGACAATTTACAACATCTAAAAACGCTCAAAACAATATTTGAACGTAACTATCATCAATATCAATTTTTGCAAGAAGAAACAAACAAAGCATCAGGTATTGATTTGATTGAAAAATATGAAGTTACACACCTTCAATCAACACCTTCATACATTCAAGAACTCATCCAAACGGAAGAAGGAAAAAGTGCATTACAAAAAATTAATACGTTACTCATTGGTGGAGAAGCATTGCCAGTACATTTAGCAAACTCAGTATTAGACTTGCGAAAAAAGTCAATCTTCAATATGTATGGACCAACAGAAACGACGATTTGGTCTACAATTAAAGAAATCACTAAAACTGATGAAGTAACCATCGGAAAACCAATTGCAAATACGCAAGTATACATTTTAGATGCGCAAAAAGAATTGTGTGCCATTGGAATTATTGGAGAATTATACATTGGAGGCGATGGTGTTTCTGCAGGATATTTAAATCGTAAAGAACTCACCGATGAACGATTTATTCAAAATCCATTTAATTCTAATGATGAAAAAATATACAAAACAGGCGATTTGGCAAAATGGCTTTTTAATGGAGAATTGGAATGTTTAGGAAGAATTGACGGGCAAGTAAAACTTAGAGGACATCGTATTGAATTGGGCGAAATTGAAAAAACATTACAAACCAAGGAAACAATTACAGATGCTGTAGTTGATATAATAATAAATGATGCAGGCGAAAAAGAACTCGTTGCGTATATCATTTCACCAGAAAAAGAAGGGATAGAGCATTTAAGAAATCATGTGTCAAAATATTTGCCACAATACATGATTCCGAGTCAATATAAATACGTACAAGAATTTCCAAAAACGCCAAATGGAAAATTGGACAGAAAAGCGTTGTCGTTTATACAAGGAGCTTCTGTAAGGACAACTGTTGCATATGTAGCGCCAACAAATGATGTAGAAACAAGTCTTGTAAAAATATGGCAAAACATATTACAAAAAGATAAAATAGGAATCTACGATAACTACTTCGATTTAGGTGGCGATAGCTTAAAAGCAGTACGAATTTCCTCGGAAATTCAACGCGAATTTGATATCAGAATTGAAGTAACTAAACTTTTCAGCGAACCCAATATTGCTGAATTGGCTATCGAAGTCACAAATCATTTAAAACAAAAAGAAATCATACCTCATGATGAGGTTGCAGATCGCGTCATCATCTAA
- a CDS encoding type I polyketide synthase produces MDKKINKKDIAIIGMSGAFPGSESIADLWNNILDGKELIHFYSDEELKTFGIETKEANKIYADAFMPNSETFDYSFFGFTKEEAIYMDPQTRKFFEIAWSAIENSGYDIARTDKKIGVFAAASDNINWRAFANFSKTKTLNPFYLGQISNKNYLNTLLSYKLDLKGPSYNINTACSSSLVAVHLACRHLLLRECSMAIAGGVRITTTQERGYEYQEGMILSKDGHCRAFDAEATGAVFGEGAGVVVLKRLEDAYADNDHIYAVIKASSTNNDGANKNGFTAPGVEGQYNCIRQAHKFAGIEPDSISFIESHGTGTNLGDGIEIEALNLAFESKNNKTCAIGSIKTNVGHLDAASGVTGLIKAALTIKNRKFPPSLHFEQPNQNIRFEDGPFYVNTTTATLENKDILRGAVSSFGMGGTNAHVIVEEAPSYETRMTKRSSVDFLPFSAKSLKTLEKYEQNIQAFINSGTENVSDLCYTFKTGRKQLNHRGFFLVDGTNIVSSQLASEPKKYDSVTFLFTGQGSQFSKMSESFYTTVPYYKEWIDKGLTILNQIDGTDYRDILFNTNAEIHDTKYAQPLLFLVEYALAKTFMHWGIVPNRMIGHSLGEYVAAAISEVFTFEEALALIIKRATLMNSAKSGSMLAALGDIDTLTKLMPAHIDIAAINTNNSIVFSGNTKVLNGFEETLKANDVKTKQLKTSHAFHSESMDSILNDFKKALENITLQEPKIPYISNSTGTYIKPEEATSVDYWVSHIRNTVNFKDGINTLLRDEDAVYVEIGIGNTLINMVKEQSEKKISGFSTLANQNDTDNDQLKIQYTLGQLWLGGIDIFWDNYYKDSVHYKVPAPTYPFEKTVFPVKVNPMEKQSFNLSIVEHEFQVDDSTNQKENEKSIVKPQNEVQEKLVSIWQDFFEAKQISIDDDYFELGGSSLQAVVIVNRINEAFDTNLSIQNLYNYLTIRDLSKLLLLSLQQNKPSEETQESDQFVI; encoded by the coding sequence ATGGACAAAAAAATAAACAAAAAAGATATTGCTATTATTGGAATGTCTGGAGCATTTCCAGGAAGTGAATCTATTGCTGACCTATGGAATAATATTTTGGATGGTAAAGAGCTCATTCATTTCTATTCTGATGAAGAATTAAAAACGTTTGGAATTGAAACAAAAGAAGCCAATAAAATATATGCAGATGCTTTTATGCCAAATTCTGAAACCTTTGATTATTCTTTCTTTGGTTTTACAAAAGAGGAAGCAATTTATATGGATCCGCAAACACGAAAATTCTTTGAAATTGCATGGTCAGCCATAGAAAACTCAGGGTATGACATTGCGAGAACTGACAAAAAAATTGGCGTTTTTGCAGCAGCAAGTGATAACATAAACTGGAGAGCTTTTGCAAACTTTTCCAAAACAAAAACGCTCAATCCGTTTTATCTCGGACAAATATCTAATAAGAATTATCTAAACACATTACTTTCTTATAAACTTGATTTAAAAGGACCAAGTTACAACATCAATACAGCGTGTTCAAGTTCATTAGTAGCAGTGCATTTAGCATGCAGACATTTACTTTTGCGAGAATGTTCAATGGCAATTGCTGGTGGCGTTAGAATTACAACAACACAAGAACGTGGTTATGAATACCAAGAAGGTATGATTTTGTCTAAAGATGGACATTGTCGCGCTTTTGATGCAGAAGCAACAGGAGCCGTTTTTGGAGAAGGCGCTGGCGTAGTTGTGTTGAAAAGATTAGAAGATGCGTATGCAGATAACGATCATATATATGCAGTTATAAAAGCATCAAGTACAAACAATGATGGCGCAAACAAAAACGGATTTACTGCGCCAGGTGTTGAAGGACAATACAATTGTATTCGTCAAGCGCACAAATTTGCAGGAATTGAGCCAGATTCAATTTCGTTTATTGAATCGCACGGAACAGGAACAAACTTAGGTGACGGAATAGAAATTGAAGCACTCAATCTAGCTTTTGAGTCCAAGAACAATAAAACGTGTGCAATAGGAAGTATCAAAACGAACGTTGGACATTTAGATGCTGCATCAGGTGTTACAGGACTTATCAAAGCAGCATTAACGATAAAAAATAGAAAATTTCCGCCAAGTTTACATTTCGAACAGCCAAATCAAAATATAAGATTTGAAGATGGTCCTTTTTATGTAAACACAACAACCGCAACCTTAGAAAATAAAGACATCTTACGTGGCGCGGTAAGTTCATTTGGAATGGGCGGAACAAATGCGCATGTAATTGTAGAAGAAGCGCCAAGCTACGAAACAAGAATGACTAAACGTTCTTCGGTAGATTTCTTGCCATTTTCTGCAAAATCCTTGAAAACGCTAGAGAAATACGAACAAAACATTCAAGCATTTATCAATTCGGGAACGGAAAACGTTTCGGATCTTTGTTACACATTCAAAACAGGAAGAAAGCAACTAAATCATAGAGGATTTTTTCTGGTAGACGGAACTAATATAGTAAGCAGTCAATTAGCATCTGAACCTAAAAAATACGATTCCGTTACATTCTTATTTACAGGACAAGGCTCGCAATTCTCAAAAATGAGCGAATCTTTCTATACAACAGTACCATATTATAAAGAATGGATTGACAAAGGTTTAACTATTTTAAACCAAATTGACGGAACCGATTATAGAGATATATTATTCAATACGAATGCTGAAATTCACGATACAAAATATGCGCAACCTTTACTATTCTTGGTAGAATATGCGTTGGCAAAAACATTTATGCATTGGGGAATTGTTCCAAATAGAATGATTGGACACAGTTTAGGAGAATATGTAGCAGCAGCCATTAGTGAAGTATTTACTTTTGAAGAAGCACTAGCGCTCATTATAAAAAGAGCAACACTCATGAATAGTGCAAAAAGCGGAAGTATGTTAGCTGCATTAGGAGATATAGACACGCTCACTAAATTAATGCCAGCACACATTGACATTGCCGCAATAAACACCAATAATAGCATTGTTTTTTCAGGAAATACGAAAGTTTTAAATGGTTTTGAAGAAACGCTAAAAGCGAACGATGTTAAAACAAAACAATTAAAAACATCACATGCATTTCATTCTGAAAGTATGGACAGCATTCTTAATGACTTTAAAAAGGCTTTAGAAAATATCACTTTACAAGAGCCTAAAATCCCGTACATATCCAACAGTACAGGAACATATATAAAGCCAGAAGAAGCTACATCTGTCGATTATTGGGTTTCACATATAAGAAATACAGTAAACTTTAAAGACGGAATTAATACGTTATTACGTGATGAAGATGCTGTATATGTTGAAATTGGTATTGGAAATACATTAATCAACATGGTAAAAGAGCAAAGTGAAAAGAAAATTTCTGGCTTTTCTACACTTGCTAATCAAAATGATACTGACAACGATCAACTAAAAATACAATATACACTTGGGCAATTGTGGCTTGGCGGCATTGATATATTTTGGGATAACTATTATAAAGATAGTGTTCACTACAAAGTTCCTGCGCCAACGTATCCTTTTGAAAAAACAGTTTTTCCAGTAAAAGTAAATCCAATGGAAAAGCAATCGTTCAATCTTTCAATTGTTGAACATGAATTTCAGGTTGATGACAGTACGAATCAAAAAGAAAACGAAAAAAGTATTGTAAAGCCGCAAAATGAAGTACAAGAAAAATTGGTTAGCATTTGGCAAGATTTCTTTGAAGCCAAGCAAATTAGTATTGATGATGATTATTTTGAATTAGGCGGAAGCAGCCTTCAAGCCGTAGTTATTGTCAATAGAATAAACGAAGCGTTCGATACAAATTTATCAATACAAAATTTATACAATTATTTGACCATTAGAGATTTATCAAAGCTTCTTTTATTATCGCTACAACAAAATAAACCTTCCGAAGAAACTCAGGAAAGTGATCAATTTGTGATTTAA